In Bacillus sp. S3, the sequence AAAGCCCGGCTGAAGGTAAAAAAAATAAACGTCCCAAATGGTTAGGAATCGCTTATTTTTTCAAGAATGTATCATCATTGTCAGCCATTTCAGACAGCTTGATCTGACATTGTTTTGATTGAATAAACATAAGAATAGATACTGCTAAAAAGGACAAAGAGGAAAGAATCATCACATTTATATCCATTTCGCTTTTCGCATCTGATGGAATAATCACACCTAGATAGAAAAATATGCCGCAAGCCAATAAGACAGTTCCAAACCGTTTAAAATCCATCATTTTTTCATAAAGATTCTTCATTTCATGTTTCACTGTTTACCACCTGCTTTTCTTAAAATCTACTAACCTACTTTATCACAGAATATCAGGAAAAAGAGGATGTAAATTATAGAAAAACACAATGTGCGAAACCACACAAAAAGAGGTCTGATCAACAGATCAAACCCCTCTTTCTTATTCTAATGCCTGTGTGAGATCCTCAATGAGATCCTCGATATCTTCGAGGCCGACGGAGATGCGGACTAATCCTTCAGTGATACCCAGTTCTGCTCGTCGGTCAGCTGGAATTGAGGCATGAGTCATTCTTGCGGGAACGGAGATCAGGCTTTCTACAGCTCCAAGACTTTCTGCCAATGTAAAATATTTGACCTTGCTTAGTAAGTGGTCTGCATGTTCAGCACTGCCTACATCAAATGATACCATTCCGCCAAAGCCTCTTGTCTGTTTCTTAGCAATCTCATGATTGGGGTGTGATTCCAAGCCAGGGTAAAATACTTTTTTAACCTTAGAGTGCCCTTGTAAAAATGCAACAATCGCCTTCGTATTCGCTTCCGTCTCTTCCATACGAATACCTAAGGTTTTGATTCCCCTGATTAACAGCCATGAATCCTGTGGCCCCAGAACTCCGCCTGTAGAGTTTTGTACAAAGTGGAGGTCTTCTGCCAGTTGATCGCTGTTTACAACCACTAAGCCAGCCACAACATCGCTATGGCCTCCTATATATTTTGTAGCACTATGGAGGACAATATCAGCACCAAGCTCAATTGGATTTTGCCAATAAGGCGTCGAGAACGTATTATCAACAATCGTTAACAGTCCATGTTCTGTTGCAAGCTTTGCGGTAGCTTCGATATCGGTCACCTTTAATAGCGGATTTGTGGGTGTCTCTAAATATACAGCCCGGGTATTTGGTCTGATTTCACTTTTGATATTCTCTAAATGGCTTGTATCAACGAATGTTGAATCAATCCCGAAACGATTCAATACCTTTGTCATCACACGGAACGTGCCGCCATACACATCATCTGTTAAAATGACATGATCGCCGCTGTTAAACAGCATAATAACTGCAGTGATTGCCGCCATCCCTGAGCCAAACGCAAAACCGGCTTTGCCGCCCTCAATATCTTTAATCAACTCTTCAAGCGCATGTCTGGTCGGATTTCCGGTGCGGGAATATTCGAATCCCTTATGGCCGCCGACACCCGCTTGTTTGTATGTGCTAACTTGATATATCGGGAAAGAAACAGCACCTGTAGCCGGGTCTTCACTAATTCCGCCATGAATCAATTTGGTCTTTCTTCTCATTTTACAATCCCCCCTCAAAGATCTTCTTGCTTAAATAGCGTTCACTGCCGTCTGGGAAAACGACGGCGATATTGGTACCGCCCTTTGCGGCCTTAGCTTCTTTTAGTGCAGCAGATAAGGCGGCGCCAGATGAGCTGCCAACAAGGAGCCCTTCTTTAGCAGCCAACTCTTTAACAAAGTGAAAGGCATCATCATCCGCAATCGTATGAATAGCGTCAAAATAGCCCGGCTCCATAAATGAAGGCAAAAATTCCATGCCTATTCCCTCCGTTTTATGGGGGCCAGATGCGCCGCCATTTAATATGGATCCTTCGGGTTCAACAATGACGGTTTTAATCTGTTGATTTTGTTCTTTCAAATAACGGGCTGTTCCCATGAAGGTACCGCCTGAACCAGCTCCCGCAACAAACACATCAATATCCCCATCGAGTTGTTTCCAAAGCTCCGGACCTAATGTTTTATAATACGTAGCCGGATTGGCTGGATTAGCAAATTGCTGCGGACAATAGGAGCCGGGAATTTCTTGAATCAGCTCCTCTGCTTTAGCAATCGCGCCCTTAATCCCTTGTTCCGCCGGTGTATGGACGATTCTTGCCCCAAGCGCCTTCATGATTGCCTGCTTTTCCATACTAAATTTTTCAGGTACACAAAAAATGACCTGTACCCCTTTATTGATTGCTGCAAGTGCTAAACCTATTCCGGTATTTCCGGCAGTCGGTTCAATGATTGTTCCACCTGGGCGAAGTTTTCCGCTTGAAAATGCCTCATGTAACAGCTCAATTCCAAGCCGGTCTTTGACACTTCCCCCTGGGTTCATGAATTCTAGCTTTGCAAAAATGCGAACATCTTCAGGCAATGAAAACTGTGTAATTTCAACAACTGGTGTATGCCCAATTAATTCATGTACATTTTTGTAGACTTGCATCTCTCCACCCCTATGTGCTATTTAAAGCGCAGCCACCATTTTCATCACCAATGTAGCGGAATTCGTCGCTGCCTTATCAATAAATTGATCAAACGAGATTTCGGATTCTTTCCCGGCAATGTCAGAGAGGGAGCGGATAATCACAAAAGGAACCTCAAAGCGGTGGGCCACTTGTGCGATTGCTGCTGCCTCCATTTCTACCGCTTGTAACTCCTCAAATTTCGAACGAACAAAATCGACGCGAATCGGGTCTTCCATAAAAGAATCGCCCGTCACAATCAAGCCCTTCACAATTTGGAAATTCTCGAGTTCCTTCGCAGCAGCTTCTGCCACAGACATTAATTTTTCATCAGCAGTAAATGCAGCCGGAAGCTGCGGTACCTGACCGTATTCATAGCCAAAGGCTGTCACATCTACATCGTGATGGCGGACTTCAGTTGATATAACGGCATCACCTACATTCAGCGCAGGATTAAAGCCTCCAGCTGAACCAGTATTGATAATGTAATCCGGTTTATATTTCTCAAGCAGGATGGTGGTTGACATAGCAGCGTTAACCTTGCCAATCCCGGACCGTAGCAGGATCACATCTGCACCGTGCATTTTTCCAAATGTAAATTCACAGCCAGCGACTGTTTCTTGTGTTTGCTCTTCAATATTGTCTCGTAGTAGGGTAACTTCTTCTTCCATTGCTCCGATAATTGCAATTTTCATTACGTAACCTCTTTCTTAATGTTCTCCACTAACATATTATTATCTTCTGCGGTTTCTTGCATCGTATCCGCAAACATTATTCTACCATTTTTTAAAAGCAGCTTGCTATTGGAAGACGCAAGCTTTTTTCGCCTATAAAAGTGTTTCTGAAAATAATACATAATTCCTATAAATATACTATGAATTAAACTGATATCATGTTATCAAACTTTATACTTTTCTTCAAATACATTGCCAATATGGAAAGTAATAACTAAAATAATCGTATAGAAGGGATTGATCCAAATGAATTTTCAATTTGATTTAATCGAGGATAAAGTTGAATTTTTCGAGGCCGAAAACCTTAAAACACTGCAAAAAAAAATTGAATCACAAATTGATGAGAATAGAGCTATTTTACTCTCTGTCCACTCCGTTTCCCACCAAATGCATGTTAACGAAAATGGACATACATATTTCTCAGCCGTAGTTCATTTTAAAAAGAAATAAGGATGGAGCCATTATGTTGGCCCATCCTTATTCTCTTATTGCTTGATGACTTTGGTCGGTTTCCAGCCTTGCCCGTCCACCCACTCGATAAAAACTTGAAATTTTTCCTTTGTGTCTTTTGCAGCGACAGTGCCTACGGAGGCATTCGTCTTAGATTGATCCCTGCCAAGCCAATAGACAGTCATATTACCTTGATCTATCCCGGTAGCATATGAGATGGCATTAAGCATTTCATCCCAATCTACTCCGCTATATACAGGTGTGTGTTCTCCAGTTTGGACTGTGCCAACGGGTTTCCAAGACGGATTCTCGATGGTTTTGCCATCCTCAGAAACCACTGCCTGTGAATCATCCGCCTCTTCAGGTGCAGCGGTTTCCTCACTTTCTTGTTTGTCTTCCACATCTTTGTCGGAAGAACTGTCATTCTTTGCGGCTTTTTGCTCTTGTTTTTCCTTTTGCTCTTTACCTGCCGTGTCCTTCTGTTCTTTATCTACTGTTTTCGTTTGTTCTGTTTTTGGACTTTCCTTCTTTGGTGCGGCTTTGTCATTTCCTGATGCGAAAATATTGTATGCAACAAAAATAATTAATAGCAGCACAATGACAATTAAACTATTTAAGACGAGATTCGTTTTTTTCCTTTTCGCGCGATAACCTGAACGCGAATTAGACTTAAAATCATTACTCAAGTTTATCCCTCCGTAAAATAAGGCTCTCAATATTCTAACATGATTTCATAAGAACTTGAAGGAAAAACCATTTCATCACTCTTGCTTAGAATCTCTTTCATACAGCATCTTAACCATATCAGCAAATAACAAGTTCACTCCGCCCTCCGAATCCAATACATCTAAATTCACGGTCACCAAGGCGTATTTAGGTTTTTGATAGGGAAAATATCCGGCAAACCATTTATTATGCAACTGCCTGCCATCGTCAAATTTCCCAGTTTCAGCGGTACCTGATTTTCCGGCCACCTCAAAGGGGAGATCTTTAAACCATCTTCCGGTGCCACTCGGGTTTAGCACCACTTCCCGAAGCAATTTTTGCAGTTTCATTGCCGTATAGGGAGAAATGGTGTCCCCCTTTAAGCTTTCTTCAGGAAAATCAACCATCGTCGTACCATTTTTATATTCGATCTTTGAAACGGCCCTTACCGCCTCTTTTTTACCTCCTCTGGCGATTGTAGCCATCATATTGGCGGCAGCTAAAGGAGTGACGCGGACTTCATGCTGGCCAATTCCAGACATGGCAGCAAAATTAGCATCCTTTCTA encodes:
- a CDS encoding YrhC family protein, yielding MKHEMKNLYEKMMDFKRFGTVLLACGIFFYLGVIIPSDAKSEMDINVMILSSLSFLAVSILMFIQSKQCQIKLSEMADNDDTFLKK
- a CDS encoding bifunctional cystathionine gamma-lyase/homocysteine desulfhydrase yields the protein MRRKTKLIHGGISEDPATGAVSFPIYQVSTYKQAGVGGHKGFEYSRTGNPTRHALEELIKDIEGGKAGFAFGSGMAAITAVIMLFNSGDHVILTDDVYGGTFRVMTKVLNRFGIDSTFVDTSHLENIKSEIRPNTRAVYLETPTNPLLKVTDIEATAKLATEHGLLTIVDNTFSTPYWQNPIELGADIVLHSATKYIGGHSDVVAGLVVVNSDQLAEDLHFVQNSTGGVLGPQDSWLLIRGIKTLGIRMEETEANTKAIVAFLQGHSKVKKVFYPGLESHPNHEIAKKQTRGFGGMVSFDVGSAEHADHLLSKVKYFTLAESLGAVESLISVPARMTHASIPADRRAELGITEGLVRISVGLEDIEDLIEDLTQALE
- a CDS encoding PLP-dependent cysteine synthase family protein, producing MQVYKNVHELIGHTPVVEITQFSLPEDVRIFAKLEFMNPGGSVKDRLGIELLHEAFSSGKLRPGGTIIEPTAGNTGIGLALAAINKGVQVIFCVPEKFSMEKQAIMKALGARIVHTPAEQGIKGAIAKAEELIQEIPGSYCPQQFANPANPATYYKTLGPELWKQLDGDIDVFVAGAGSGGTFMGTARYLKEQNQQIKTVIVEPEGSILNGGASGPHKTEGIGMEFLPSFMEPGYFDAIHTIADDDAFHFVKELAAKEGLLVGSSSGAALSAALKEAKAAKGGTNIAVVFPDGSERYLSKKIFEGGL
- the mtnN gene encoding 5'-methylthioadenosine/S-adenosylhomocysteine nucleosidase, which gives rise to MKIAIIGAMEEEVTLLRDNIEEQTQETVAGCEFTFGKMHGADVILLRSGIGKVNAAMSTTILLEKYKPDYIINTGSAGGFNPALNVGDAVISTEVRHHDVDVTAFGYEYGQVPQLPAAFTADEKLMSVAEAAAKELENFQIVKGLIVTGDSFMEDPIRVDFVRSKFEELQAVEMEAAAIAQVAHRFEVPFVIIRSLSDIAGKESEISFDQFIDKAATNSATLVMKMVAAL
- a CDS encoding DUF2536 family protein translates to MNFQFDLIEDKVEFFEAENLKTLQKKIESQIDENRAILLSVHSVSHQMHVNENGHTYFSAVVHFKKK
- a CDS encoding YrrS family protein — protein: MSNDFKSNSRSGYRAKRKKTNLVLNSLIVIVLLLIIFVAYNIFASGNDKAAPKKESPKTEQTKTVDKEQKDTAGKEQKEKQEQKAAKNDSSSDKDVEDKQESEETAAPEEADDSQAVVSEDGKTIENPSWKPVGTVQTGEHTPVYSGVDWDEMLNAISYATGIDQGNMTVYWLGRDQSKTNASVGTVAAKDTKEKFQVFIEWVDGQGWKPTKVIKQ